Proteins from a single region of Melanotaenia boesemani isolate fMelBoe1 chromosome 3, fMelBoe1.pri, whole genome shotgun sequence:
- the LOC121637533 gene encoding uncharacterized protein LOC121637533, with the protein MLVPVHGKRYLLVVFDHFSRWVEAIPSKDMGAGTVIKFLVREVIPRFGLLSILSSDSGPAFTNKVYEGVLRQLGIKVRHGSIYTPSSQGGVERVNGTLKAKINKICACTGLRWHDALPLALMSYRMQAHRVTHLSPHEMLTGRPMPGPQFRGPFKGPPLEQLEKELHSYMKQLSAIHKAIYFQEKANEPKQVSVTSGPVVPGDKVYIKEFQRRWNTPRRRGPYTVVRATPTAVQVEGSFAWHHLNHCSLATTTNNCKTGPGDWSGCAAFSNDQSPKRGSIASHASDEDSPVRADSELSPDDVVSEVPVVSSVVRDSNLGRDNSTNPDPQQQLLRRPITRAFSRKQRGNCATRERPQ; encoded by the coding sequence atgttggtcccggtacacggtaagcgctaccttttggtggtttttgatcatttcagtcgttGGGTGGAGGCCATTCCGTCAAAGGACATGGGGGCGGGAACAGTCATAAAGTTCCTGGTCCGTGAGGTGATCCCTAGGTTTGGCTTGCtgtccatcctttcatcagactcGGGACCAGCATTCACCAACAAGGTCTATGAGGGCGTTCTGCGCCAGCTCGGAATCAAAGTCCGCCATGGAAGTATCTACACTCCCTCCAGTCAGGGAGGGGTGGAACGAGTGAATGGcacacttaaagcaaaaattaataagatttgtgcatgtactggtttgcggtggcatgacgcattaccgctggccctaatgagttaccgcatgcaagctcatcgggtcacacatttgtctcctcatgaaatgttaacaggtcgTCCCATGCCGGGCCCCCAGTTTCGGGGTCCTTTCAAAGGACCCCCGctggagcagttggagaaggagctgcacagttatatgaaacagttgtctgctatccataaagcaatttattttcaggaaaaagcaaACGAGCCCAAGCAGGTCTCTGTGACATCGGGTCCAGTGGTGCCCGGGGATAAGGTGTACATTAAGGAGTTTCAAAGAAGGTGGAACACTCCTAGACGCCGAGGTCCCTACACGGTAGTCCGAGCCACCCCGACTGCGGTCCAGGTAGAAGGAAGCTTCGCTTGGCACCACCTGAACCATTGTTCGTTGGCAACTAcgaccaacaactgcaaaacgggCCCTGGGGACTGGTCGGGTTGTGCAGCGTTCTCAAATGACCAGTCCCCCAAAAGGGGAAGTATCGCCTCGCATGCATCTGACGAAGATAGTCCTGTcagggcagattcagagttGTCGCCCGATGATGTTGTGTCTGAAGTTCCTGTGGTTTCTTCTGTTGTTCGGGACAGTAATCTCGGCAGGGACAATTCAACCAATCCGGACCCGCAGCAACAGCTACTACGTCGTCCCATCACCAGGGCCTTCTCAAGGAAACAGAGGGGCAACTGCGCAACGAGGGAGCGACCTCAGTGA